Proteins co-encoded in one Streptomyces roseochromogenus subsp. oscitans DS 12.976 genomic window:
- a CDS encoding DUF5133 domain-containing protein yields the protein MLLPAKAEVARALRRYRAWERVMLASPHDRTVRVTFEDSGYTLCVLMGKRCAREAAEAAERYLRTTLVSYLREQDGRPRSRRSARRAPPSERRSTAPSP from the coding sequence ATGCTGCTACCCGCCAAGGCCGAAGTGGCCCGGGCGTTGCGGCGTTACCGGGCGTGGGAGCGCGTGATGCTCGCCTCGCCCCACGACCGCACGGTCCGGGTCACCTTCGAGGACTCGGGCTACACGCTGTGCGTGCTGATGGGCAAACGCTGCGCCCGCGAGGCCGCGGAAGCCGCCGAGCGCTATCTGCGCACCACTCTGGTCAGCTACCTGCGTGAGCAGGACGGACGGCCGCGGTCACGCAGGTCGGCCAGAAGGGCGCCGCCATCGGAGCGGCGTTCCACGGCGCCAAGCCCCTGA